TCATCGGCGCCACGGTCGCCATGGCCGACACCTCCACGGGCGCCACCTCGGGCGACGGCGCCAAGATCTCCGCCCAGGGCAGCGGCGGCACCGCCGCGGTCAGCCCGAACGGACCGGCCGACAAGGCGGGCCTGAAGGCGGGCGACACGATCACCAAGCTCGACGACACGGTGATCGACAGCGGCCAGACCCTGATCAGCGCGATCTGGACGCACAAGCCGGGTGACACGGTCACGGTCACGTACAAGCGCGGCGGCCAGGAGCACACGGCGCAGGTCACCTTGGGCGAACGCAAGGGCGACAGCTGACCCTGGCCCATCAGGCCGCTCGGGATGCTGGGTTGCCCGAGCGGCCCAAGGGAACAGTCTTGGCTGCACTGTCCTGGGGGATAACCCCCAGACCCCCAGCCGACACCCCCGCCTCCGGTAGGCTGTGGCTGCTTCGCCGCAGGTGGGTGGGGCACGGGTGGTGTGCCCGAGCGGCCTAAGGGAACAGTCTTGAAAACTGTCGTGGCAGCGATGTCACCGTGGGTTCAAATCCCACCGCCACCGCCCAGTTGAAAGGGGCGCCCCGATCCGGGGCGCCCCTTTCGCGTGCGTCGGCGCGGTCAGCGGGCGTAGACCGCCACGAAGTCGCGGGTGGCCTGGTTGTAGTAGCGCTCCGCCGGGTTCTCGAAGTCGAGGATGTTCGTGGGCTTCGGGTCGGCCGGGTTCTTGCGGCCGTCGTAGCTCATGAAGGACGGCCAGGCGCGGTTCATGTCCAGCGGCATCGCGCGCACCGCGCCCGCGTTCTGCATCAGCTCCGCGAGCGTACGGGCGGTGAGGGCCTGGCCGACGACCATGATGATGTCGCCCTTCGCCGTGACGCCGACGCCCGAGCGCTCGACGAACATCGCGCTCTGGTCGGTGGCGCCCCACTTGGAGTCGTCGTCGATGTCGGGGACGACCTGGCCGCCGTCGACCATCAGCTCCAGGCACTGGCGCACCCCGACGACGTCGCGCGTCATACGGACGTCGCGGCCCCAGACGCCGATCTTGATGGAGCCGTCGCGGTAGAAGACCTCGGAGGCGGCGCCGTCGCGGAGCTCGCCCGCGTACTCGCCGTTGAGGTAGAAGCCGCCGTTCGAGCCGCCGTCGGTGATCTTGAAGCCGCCGTTCCAGGTGGCGACCAGGTTCTTGCGCTGGCCGTGCGGGATGTTCGGCGGGACCGAGAAGGTGCCGCCCGGCTCGCGCAGGCCGGGGTGGAGCTGGAAGCGGGAGTGCTTGGTGCTGATCCAGGCGATCGCCGCTTCGTACGAGGTGTGGTCGGCATCGGGGCGTACGTACGTCCCCTGCACGATCGGGCGCCCGTGCGCGGTGGCCAGCGCGCGCCAGACCCCCTCGCCGGGGAGGGCGGGGCGGACTGCGGTCGGCATCGGGGTGCGCAGGGCGAGGCCGGCCTTGTGCGGCTTGACGGGGCTGGGAGCCGCGG
The sequence above is drawn from the Streptomyces sp. NBC_01465 genome and encodes:
- a CDS encoding phosphodiester glycosidase family protein; its protein translation is MSQPMSPPKRRKRRPVLRSLLAAGVVLLGTLGWSVGEALTYPGDDSTAARLAGWAREHELGVVVDKLENLKYDLDPPQVGGSLSAEAQARMKKAAAPSPVKPHKAGLALRTPMPTAVRPALPGEGVWRALATAHGRPIVQGTYVRPDADHTSYEAAIAWISTKHSRFQLHPGLREPGGTFSVPPNIPHGQRKNLVATWNGGFKITDGGSNGGFYLNGEYAGELRDGAASEVFYRDGSIKIGVWGRDVRMTRDVVGVRQCLELMVDGGQVVPDIDDDSKWGATDQSAMFVERSGVGVTAKGDIIMVVGQALTARTLAELMQNAGAVRAMPLDMNRAWPSFMSYDGRKNPADPKPTNILDFENPAERYYNQATRDFVAVYAR